In bacterium, one genomic interval encodes:
- the nth gene encoding endonuclease III, with protein MSLFHTESDKEKKARMRKILRALRKDFPVPACALLHENPFQLLIATILSAQCTDERVNMVTPDLFARYPTAEAMAAADQEDIAEIIRSTGFFQNKSKNIKACCQVLMREHNGRVPSAMEELVALPGVGRKTANVVLGNAFGVPGFPVDTHVKRISNLLELTDSQNPEIIEQHLCSITPKKEWTDASHLFILHGRKTCIARRPKCTECIIAPLCPSAGI; from the coding sequence ATGTCCCTCTTCCACACGGAATCGGATAAGGAAAAAAAGGCACGCATGCGCAAAATTCTCCGTGCGCTGCGCAAGGATTTCCCGGTTCCCGCCTGTGCGCTTCTGCACGAAAACCCTTTTCAGCTGCTCATAGCCACCATTCTGTCGGCACAGTGTACTGATGAGCGCGTGAACATGGTGACACCCGATCTTTTTGCGCGCTACCCCACCGCGGAAGCCATGGCCGCTGCGGATCAGGAAGATATAGCGGAAATCATCCGCAGCACGGGCTTTTTCCAGAACAAATCCAAAAACATCAAAGCCTGTTGCCAGGTCCTGATGCGTGAACATAACGGACGCGTCCCCTCAGCAATGGAAGAACTCGTGGCACTCCCTGGCGTTGGCCGGAAAACTGCGAATGTCGTGCTCGGCAACGCATTCGGCGTCCCCGGCTTCCCGGTCGACACACACGTCAAGCGTATCAGCAACCTGCTCGAGCTCACGGACTCACAGAATCCCGAAATCATCGAGCAGCACCTCTGCTCCATCACCCCGAAGAAAGAATGGACCGATGCCAGTCATCTCTTCATTCTCCATGGACGCAAAACCTGCATCGCCCGCCGCCCAAAATGTACCGAGTGCATCATCGCCCCTCTGTGCCCCTCCGCAGGGATATAG